A window of Aquitalea denitrificans contains these coding sequences:
- a CDS encoding alanyl-tRNA editing protein, whose product MPERFYLDPYQTTLQTTVIRHDDAGLVLADTLCYPLGGGQPGDTATLTLADGSSLAISDTRRNRETREIIHLTAADAPRLEAGSAVTLTLDWARRHRHMRVHTGLHLLSVVIKAGVTGGNLTAEGGRLDFDLPEGMELDKDEIEAGLNALVAQDLAVSIQMTSGEALKARPELIKTMSVTPPLELPEIRLIEIDGVDLQPCGGTHVRRTGEIGRLLVKKIESKGARNKRVVVTLAD is encoded by the coding sequence ATGCCGGAGCGCTTTTACCTCGACCCATACCAAACCACCCTGCAAACCACGGTCATCCGCCATGACGATGCCGGCCTGGTACTGGCAGACACCCTGTGTTACCCGCTGGGTGGTGGTCAACCGGGCGACACCGCCACGCTGACGCTGGCCGATGGCAGCTCGCTGGCCATCAGCGATACCCGCCGCAACCGCGAAACCCGCGAGATCATCCACCTTACCGCTGCCGACGCCCCACGACTAGAAGCGGGCAGCGCCGTCACCCTGACGCTGGACTGGGCGCGCCGTCACCGCCACATGCGGGTGCATACCGGCCTGCATCTGCTGTCGGTGGTGATCAAGGCCGGCGTGACCGGTGGCAATCTGACCGCAGAAGGCGGACGGCTGGATTTTGATTTGCCGGAAGGCATGGAGCTGGACAAGGACGAGATCGAGGCTGGCCTGAATGCGCTGGTGGCACAGGACCTGGCGGTGAGCATCCAGATGACCAGTGGCGAAGCATTGAAAGCCCGTCCGGAGCTGATCAAGACCATGTCGGTCACCCCGCCGCTGGAGCTGCCGGAAATCCGCCTGATCGAAATCGACGGTGTCGACCTGCAACCCTGTGGTGGCACCCATGTGCGCCGCACCGGCGAAATCGGCCGCCTGCTGGTGAAAAAGATTGAAAGCAAGGGCGCGCGCAACAAGCGGGTGGTGGTGACGCTGGCAGACTAA
- the parE gene encoding DNA topoisomerase IV subunit B, which yields MTQQYDESSVRVLKGLEPVKERPGMYTRTTDPTHICQEVIDNAADEALGGYARKIAVTVHQDGSLSVEDDGRGIPVGLHPQEGVPVVELVFTRLHAGGKFNKKDGGAYAFSGGLHGVGVSVTNALSTRLEVEVKREGGVHRLVFSGGDVIEPLARIGDCGPRTSGTRVRVWPDGKYFESPRYSLPELERLLRAKAVLLPGVAVSLTVEKPSGDEVKVWQYPQGLKSYLAELCNGDEPIAPLFAAEAYIGDDHEQFAKGEGVQWAMAWFEDGASGESYVNLIPTPSGGTHEAGLRAGVFDAVKSFIDHHNLLPRGVKLMAEDVWSRVRFVLSARVLDPQFQGQTKDKLTSRDALKLISSLSRDPVELWLNQNVEAGKKIAELAIRQAQSRLKSVKKVEKKKGSGVAVLPGKLTDCESEDIERNELFLVEGDSAGGSAKLARDKEYQAILPLRGKVLNSWETDKDQLFSNAEIHDISVAIGVDPHGPDDHPDLSSQRYGKIAILSDADVDGSHIQVLLLTLFFRHFPRLIENGNIYIAQPPLFRVDVPGSGKNRPPRKIYALDEGELNAILDRLRSENVREGSWGISRFKGLGEMNPEQLKDTTMNPDTRRLSRVQVRPGELAQTLSTFVMLMGKGEASSRRSWMEAKGNEVEADI from the coding sequence ATGACTCAACAGTACGACGAATCTTCGGTACGAGTGCTCAAGGGGCTGGAGCCGGTCAAGGAACGGCCGGGCATGTATACCCGCACCACCGACCCCACCCATATCTGTCAGGAAGTGATTGATAACGCGGCTGACGAGGCCCTGGGTGGCTATGCTCGCAAGATTGCCGTTACCGTGCACCAGGATGGTTCATTGTCGGTGGAAGATGATGGCCGTGGCATTCCGGTGGGCCTGCATCCGCAAGAAGGCGTGCCGGTGGTGGAGCTGGTATTCACCCGCCTGCACGCCGGTGGCAAGTTCAACAAGAAAGACGGTGGCGCCTATGCCTTCTCCGGTGGTTTGCATGGCGTAGGTGTGTCGGTGACCAATGCCTTGTCCACCCGGCTGGAAGTCGAGGTCAAGCGCGAGGGAGGTGTGCACCGTCTGGTATTCTCCGGCGGCGACGTGATCGAACCCCTGGCCCGCATTGGCGACTGCGGCCCGCGCACCAGCGGCACCCGGGTACGGGTATGGCCGGATGGCAAGTATTTTGAAAGCCCGCGTTACTCCTTGCCGGAGCTGGAACGCCTGCTGCGCGCCAAGGCGGTGTTGCTGCCCGGCGTGGCCGTGTCGCTGACCGTTGAGAAACCCAGTGGTGACGAGGTCAAGGTGTGGCAGTACCCGCAGGGCCTGAAGAGCTATCTGGCCGAGCTGTGCAACGGCGACGAGCCGATTGCGCCGCTGTTTGCCGCCGAAGCCTATATCGGTGACGACCACGAGCAATTTGCCAAGGGCGAAGGCGTGCAGTGGGCGATGGCCTGGTTCGAGGACGGTGCCAGCGGCGAGAGCTATGTCAACCTGATTCCCACCCCGTCTGGCGGTACCCATGAAGCTGGCCTGCGTGCCGGGGTGTTCGATGCGGTGAAGAGCTTCATCGACCACCACAACCTGCTGCCGCGCGGCGTCAAGCTGATGGCAGAGGACGTGTGGAGCCGGGTGCGCTTCGTGCTGTCGGCCCGGGTGCTGGACCCGCAATTCCAGGGCCAGACCAAGGATAAGCTCACCAGCCGTGATGCGCTCAAGCTGATTTCCAGCCTGTCGCGCGACCCGGTGGAGCTATGGCTGAACCAGAACGTGGAAGCGGGCAAGAAGATTGCCGAGCTGGCCATCCGCCAGGCGCAGTCGCGCTTGAAATCAGTCAAGAAGGTGGAAAAGAAAAAAGGCTCCGGCGTGGCGGTGCTGCCGGGCAAGCTGACCGATTGCGAAAGCGAAGACATCGAGCGCAATGAGCTGTTCCTGGTAGAGGGTGACTCTGCCGGTGGCTCGGCCAAGCTGGCGCGCGACAAGGAATACCAGGCCATCCTGCCTTTGCGCGGCAAGGTGCTCAACAGCTGGGAAACCGACAAGGACCAGCTGTTTTCCAATGCCGAAATTCACGATATTTCCGTCGCCATCGGCGTGGATCCGCACGGGCCGGATGATCATCCGGACCTGTCCAGCCAGCGCTATGGCAAGATCGCCATCCTGTCCGATGCCGACGTGGACGGCTCGCACATCCAGGTGCTGCTGCTCACCTTGTTCTTCCGTCATTTCCCGCGCCTGATCGAAAACGGCAATATCTACATCGCGCAGCCGCCGCTGTTCCGCGTGGATGTGCCGGGTTCGGGCAAGAACCGTCCGCCGCGCAAGATTTACGCGCTGGACGAGGGCGAGCTCAATGCCATCCTCGACCGTCTGCGTAGCGAGAATGTGCGCGAAGGCAGCTGGGGGATTTCCCGCTTCAAAGGTCTGGGCGAGATGAACCCGGAACAGCTGAAAGACACCACCATGAATCCGGATACCCGTCGCCTGTCGCGGGTGCAGGTGCGTCCGGGTGAGCTGGCGCAAACCCTGTCCACCTTTGTCATGCTGATGGGCAAGGGCGAGGCCTCCAGCCGCCGTAGCTGGATGGAAGCCAAGGGTAACGAGGTGGAAGCGGATATCTGA
- the pssA gene encoding CDP-diacylglycerol--serine O-phosphatidyltransferase, translating to MVFLLPRPSLERLPRFALTASDFSSLQSAADFRQALLAALAAAKQRIYIAALYLEQDEAGQDVLAAIFAAKQRNPALDVRILVDWHRAQRGRIGESKTNCNATWYREQASLHAVEVPIYGVPTQTRELFGVLHLKGFIIDDLVIYSGASLNNVYLHKQDKYRFDRYHLIRNTALAECMASFMLQNICNDEAVFRLDKPVPGTRSIRKEIRAFRNQLEKAHYPLPRQQTCQQGMGVTPIVGLGKGNPLNQLILQLIGHAQHRLVICTPYFNFPMAVLRAINRALRRGVEVTIIVGDKTANDFFIPESEPFKLIGTLPYLYEMNLRRFAKRRQAQIENGKLNLCLWKDEDNSYHLKGMWCDAQHILLTGNNMNPRAFRLDLENALLIHDPEQQLQSQSHAEQQHILQHCTRINHYRQLESVRNYPLKVRTILTRLSRVRIDRMLNLML from the coding sequence ATGGTATTTCTACTTCCCCGGCCATCTCTGGAGCGTTTGCCACGTTTTGCACTGACGGCCAGCGATTTCAGCTCCTTGCAATCCGCCGCCGACTTTCGCCAGGCGCTGCTAGCCGCACTGGCGGCAGCCAAGCAGCGCATTTATATCGCGGCGCTGTATCTGGAACAGGACGAGGCAGGACAAGACGTGCTGGCAGCCATCTTTGCCGCCAAACAGCGCAATCCAGCACTGGATGTACGCATTCTGGTCGACTGGCATCGAGCCCAACGGGGCCGAATTGGCGAGAGCAAAACTAATTGCAATGCCACATGGTATCGCGAGCAAGCCAGCCTGCACGCGGTGGAAGTACCCATCTACGGCGTTCCCACCCAGACACGGGAACTGTTTGGCGTGCTGCATCTGAAGGGCTTCATCATTGATGACCTGGTCATCTACAGCGGTGCCAGCCTGAACAACGTCTACCTGCACAAGCAGGACAAATACCGCTTCGACCGCTATCACCTGATTCGTAATACCGCGCTGGCAGAGTGCATGGCCAGCTTCATGCTGCAAAACATCTGCAATGACGAGGCGGTGTTCCGGCTGGACAAACCGGTTCCCGGTACCCGCAGCATCCGCAAGGAAATCCGCGCCTTTCGCAATCAGCTGGAAAAGGCCCATTATCCACTGCCACGGCAGCAGACCTGCCAGCAGGGCATGGGTGTCACCCCCATCGTCGGGCTGGGCAAGGGCAATCCGCTGAATCAGCTCATCCTGCAACTGATCGGCCATGCCCAGCACCGGCTGGTGATCTGCACGCCTTACTTCAACTTCCCCATGGCCGTGCTGCGCGCCATCAACCGAGCCCTGCGCCGTGGCGTGGAGGTCACCATCATCGTGGGCGACAAGACTGCCAACGATTTTTTCATCCCCGAATCAGAGCCCTTCAAGCTGATTGGTACCCTGCCCTATCTGTACGAAATGAACCTGCGCCGCTTCGCCAAGCGCCGCCAGGCACAAATCGAAAACGGCAAGCTCAATCTGTGCCTGTGGAAAGATGAAGATAACAGCTACCACCTCAAAGGCATGTGGTGTGATGCACAGCACATCCTGCTTACCGGTAACAACATGAATCCAAGGGCCTTCCGGCTCGATCTGGAAAATGCCCTGCTGATTCACGACCCGGAACAGCAGCTACAATCCCAAAGCCATGCCGAGCAGCAGCACATCCTGCAACACTGCACCCGTATCAACCACTACCGCCAGCTGGAAAGCGTGCGCAACTATCCGCTCAAGGTACGCACCATCCTTACCAGACTGAGCCGGGTCCGCATCGATCGCATGCTGAACCTGATGCTTTAG
- a CDS encoding NAD(P)/FAD-dependent oxidoreductase, whose amino-acid sequence MNREHAPHLSQFDGHHVNSWYAATAPSRERYPVLGEVVRCDVCVVGAGLTGLSTALVLAEKGLSVALLEGALVGFGATGRNGGQILHGFAAPLTRFEQQLGSRAARQCWEASLEGVSLIANRIHQHQIDCELRWGFLTTASNHHQQQQLRKQQAMLETCGYHDSQWLEGSTLAGQINSPRYTAALYDNGCGHLHPLKYAQGLARAASRAGVRLFEHSPVTSIDEDRLGLQIGTPNGWVRADKMVLACNVDIGALQPQLRRSILPVESHIIATAPLTAEQAASLLPEGAAVCSSDKLLDYFRLTPDHRLLFGGRSSRPYAERQSLITERHTRMASIFPSLRNSRIDYAWSGHVDVGPARLPQIGRQGQRVYHAQGFAGHGLAFTGIAGQMIAEAIAGDLGRFDIFNKLYAHPFPLPASLEESLIRLGSMYYRLRDTLGF is encoded by the coding sequence ATGAATCGCGAACACGCACCACACCTATCCCAGTTTGATGGCCACCATGTCAATTCCTGGTATGCGGCCACCGCACCGTCACGCGAGCGTTATCCGGTGCTGGGAGAGGTGGTACGTTGCGATGTGTGCGTGGTGGGGGCTGGCCTCACCGGCCTGTCTACCGCTCTGGTACTGGCTGAAAAGGGGCTGTCCGTTGCCTTGCTGGAGGGGGCGCTGGTCGGCTTTGGTGCCACCGGCCGTAATGGCGGACAAATCCTGCACGGCTTTGCCGCACCGCTGACGCGCTTCGAGCAACAACTGGGCAGTCGGGCGGCACGGCAGTGCTGGGAGGCCTCGCTGGAGGGCGTATCGCTGATTGCCAATCGCATTCACCAGCATCAGATCGACTGCGAACTGCGCTGGGGTTTTCTCACCACCGCCAGTAATCACCACCAGCAGCAACAGCTGCGCAAGCAACAAGCCATGCTGGAAACCTGTGGCTATCATGATTCGCAGTGGCTGGAAGGCAGTACACTGGCAGGGCAAATCAATTCCCCACGCTATACCGCGGCGCTGTATGACAATGGCTGTGGCCACCTCCACCCGCTGAAATATGCACAAGGGCTGGCACGGGCCGCATCCCGCGCAGGCGTCAGGCTGTTTGAACACAGCCCGGTCACTTCCATCGATGAAGACCGACTGGGCTTGCAGATCGGCACACCCAATGGCTGGGTCAGGGCCGACAAGATGGTACTGGCCTGCAATGTCGATATCGGTGCGCTGCAACCGCAACTGCGGCGCAGCATTCTGCCGGTGGAGTCACACATCATTGCCACGGCACCACTCACGGCAGAGCAGGCAGCCAGTCTGCTGCCAGAAGGCGCTGCAGTGTGTAGCAGCGACAAGCTGCTGGACTACTTCCGCCTGACACCGGATCACCGCCTGCTGTTTGGCGGCAGATCAAGCCGGCCATACGCAGAACGGCAATCCCTGATTACCGAACGACATACCCGCATGGCCAGCATTTTTCCCAGCCTGCGCAACAGCAGGATTGACTATGCATGGAGCGGCCATGTAGACGTTGGCCCGGCGCGACTACCGCAAATTGGCCGCCAGGGGCAACGTGTCTACCATGCCCAGGGCTTTGCCGGGCATGGACTGGCATTCACCGGCATTGCCGGGCAGATGATCGCTGAGGCCATCGCGGGGGATCTGGGCCGCTTCGACATCTTCAACAAGCTGTATGCCCACCCCTTCCCCCTGCCAGCATCGCTGGAGGAAAGCCTCATCCGGCTAGGCTCCATGTATTACCGTCTGCGAGACACGCTAGGCTTCTAG
- a CDS encoding glutamine synthetase family protein yields MLNPADWLQHHGIRTVECLFSDITGTARGKILPASSVLNGSELRFSQVGLVQSVSGDCLQQLVPELDPDMLLQADPTTLRRLPFSREPAAMLIHDCLHEDGSLVEFSPRNVLHRVLSRYAELGLKPVVAPEMEFYLFARRQQLDAAPQAPASYGKAGDSLRQPYALDRLHDLEPVLDDIRHGCQLLGIGADTLLQEVGCGQLEINLQHGDAIALADQAFLFKRMVREAAARHDLEACFMAKPLADDAGSAMHIHQSLVDADTGRNAFSLDNGQPAPRFAHYIAGLQHYLPDALLLLAPYVNSYRRLAPFTAAPINVEWGFDNRTCGLRIPQAGPQARRVENRLPGVDANPYLAMATTLACGLLGMQQELPATQPLDCSAYGRPYAFARTQLEAVERLANNQALATLLGPQFVSTYCQLKLSEWQEFNHQVTPWEYRHLLGQA; encoded by the coding sequence ATGCTGAACCCTGCAGACTGGCTGCAACATCACGGCATTCGCACCGTCGAATGCCTGTTTTCCGATATCACCGGTACCGCGCGTGGCAAGATCCTGCCGGCATCAAGCGTACTTAACGGCAGCGAACTGCGTTTTTCACAGGTCGGGCTGGTACAAAGTGTCAGCGGCGACTGCCTGCAGCAACTGGTGCCAGAGTTGGACCCGGACATGCTGCTGCAAGCCGACCCCACCACCCTGCGCCGCCTTCCTTTCAGCCGGGAACCAGCGGCCATGCTGATTCACGACTGCCTGCATGAAGATGGCAGCCTGGTAGAGTTTTCACCGCGCAATGTGCTGCACCGTGTACTCTCCCGCTATGCCGAGCTGGGCCTCAAGCCTGTTGTCGCACCAGAAATGGAGTTCTATCTGTTTGCCCGGCGTCAGCAGCTGGATGCGGCACCACAGGCACCAGCCAGCTATGGCAAAGCCGGTGACAGCCTGCGTCAGCCCTATGCACTGGATAGATTGCACGATCTGGAGCCAGTACTGGACGACATCCGCCATGGCTGCCAGTTGCTGGGCATCGGTGCAGATACACTGCTGCAGGAAGTAGGCTGCGGTCAGTTGGAAATCAATCTGCAACATGGCGATGCCATTGCACTGGCCGACCAGGCTTTCCTGTTCAAGCGCATGGTGCGTGAAGCCGCCGCCCGGCATGATCTGGAAGCCTGCTTCATGGCCAAACCGCTGGCGGATGATGCCGGCAGCGCCATGCACATTCACCAGAGCCTGGTGGATGCGGATACCGGCCGTAATGCCTTCTCACTGGACAACGGCCAGCCGGCACCGCGCTTTGCCCACTATATTGCCGGCCTGCAGCACTACCTGCCGGACGCCCTGCTGCTGCTGGCCCCTTATGTCAATTCCTATCGCCGCCTGGCGCCGTTCACGGCAGCACCCATCAATGTGGAATGGGGCTTTGACAACCGCACCTGCGGCCTACGCATCCCGCAAGCTGGTCCACAGGCACGCCGGGTGGAAAACCGTCTGCCAGGCGTGGATGCCAACCCTTATCTGGCCATGGCCACCACCCTGGCCTGCGGTTTGCTTGGCATGCAACAAGAATTACCGGCAACGCAACCACTGGATTGCAGTGCCTATGGTCGACCCTATGCCTTTGCCCGCACCCAGCTGGAAGCTGTGGAAAGGCTGGCTAATAATCAGGCACTTGCCACCCTGCTGGGGCCGCAGTTTGTCTCTACCTATTGTCAGCTCAAGCTGAGTGAATGGCAGGAATTCAACCACCAGGTCACCCCCTGGGAATATCGCCACTTGCTTGGCCAGGCATGA
- a CDS encoding CPBP family intramembrane glutamic endopeptidase, whose product MPTSSPLPAADRQAAAVLLVCCLSLTLLYYPANSHWLLDWLRNMQPAWAAVFQRLVVHNPDTQLYRAVFWSLASVASYCLLPLLHIKLVLRRPLRDFGLALPSWRLLRTDGKLFLLFYAIMLPLVWWASAQPGFLQIYPFFRLAPQESLWPHWAWWELLYFAQFAALEFFFRGYMVHGLKLRFGVSAIFVMLLPYCMIHFEKPVLESLAAIIAGMALGTLSYRYRSIWLGIALHCSVALTMDLMALWRKGLLL is encoded by the coding sequence GTGCCCACATCATCACCGCTGCCCGCGGCAGACCGCCAAGCTGCCGCCGTGCTGTTGGTGTGCTGCCTGAGCCTGACCTTGCTGTACTACCCGGCCAACAGCCACTGGCTGCTGGACTGGCTGCGCAATATGCAGCCAGCTTGGGCCGCTGTCTTCCAGCGCCTGGTAGTACACAACCCGGACACCCAGCTCTACCGCGCTGTGTTTTGGTCGCTGGCCAGCGTAGCCAGCTACTGCTTGCTGCCGCTGCTGCACATCAAGCTGGTGCTGCGCCGCCCGCTGCGCGATTTTGGCCTAGCCCTGCCCAGTTGGCGTTTGCTGCGCACGGATGGCAAGCTGTTCCTGCTGTTTTACGCCATCATGCTGCCACTGGTGTGGTGGGCGTCGGCACAGCCGGGTTTCTTGCAGATCTACCCCTTCTTCCGCCTTGCCCCACAAGAAAGCCTGTGGCCGCACTGGGCCTGGTGGGAGCTGTTATACTTCGCCCAATTTGCCGCGCTGGAGTTCTTCTTTCGCGGTTACATGGTGCACGGCCTCAAATTGCGCTTTGGCGTATCCGCCATCTTCGTGATGCTGCTGCCTTACTGCATGATTCATTTTGAAAAGCCAGTACTGGAAAGCCTGGCCGCCATCATCGCCGGCATGGCACTGGGTACGCTGAGTTATCGTTATCGCTCGATCTGGCTGGGTATCGCCCTGCATTGTAGCGTGGCCCTCACCATGGACTTGATGGCGCTGTGGCGCAAAGGCCTGCTGCTCTAA
- a CDS encoding pseudouridine synthase has product MSQAHNLENYTPPPDTGLAVIYVDDCLLVVDKPTGLLSVPGRGEGKDDCLISRVQKVYPDALTVHRLDMATSGLVVFGRGAAMQRALSIAFMDRKVQKRYIAVVDGIVESNSGTIDLPLIIDWPNRPRQKIDHVEGKQAITHYRVVSRDTTRQTSRMELDPQTGRAHQLRMHMLHLESGHPILGDDIYAPPEVLAKADRLLLHASRLVLRHPITREEMEFEAAMPF; this is encoded by the coding sequence ATGAGCCAAGCCCATAATCTGGAAAACTACACCCCGCCGCCGGATACCGGCCTTGCGGTCATCTATGTCGACGACTGCCTGCTGGTGGTGGACAAGCCCACCGGCCTGCTGTCGGTCCCGGGCCGCGGCGAAGGCAAGGACGACTGCCTGATCAGCCGGGTGCAGAAAGTGTATCCGGATGCGCTGACCGTACACCGGCTGGACATGGCCACATCCGGCCTGGTGGTGTTTGGCCGTGGCGCGGCCATGCAGCGGGCGCTATCCATCGCCTTTATGGACCGCAAGGTGCAGAAGCGCTATATCGCGGTGGTGGACGGTATTGTGGAAAGCAATAGCGGCACCATCGACCTGCCCCTGATCATCGACTGGCCCAATCGCCCACGCCAGAAAATCGACCATGTTGAAGGCAAGCAGGCCATCACCCATTACCGTGTGGTGTCGCGCGACACCACACGCCAGACCTCGCGCATGGAGTTGGACCCGCAAACCGGCCGCGCCCACCAGTTGCGCATGCACATGCTGCATCTGGAAAGCGGCCATCCCATTCTGGGCGATGACATCTATGCACCGCCTGAGGTACTGGCCAAGGCCGATCGGCTGTTACTGCATGCCTCGCGACTGGTGTTGCGCCACCCGATTACCCGTGAAGAAATGGAATTTGAGGCGGCGATGCCGTTTTGA
- the queF gene encoding NADPH-dependent 7-cyano-7-deazaguanine reductase QueF (Catalyzes the NADPH-dependent reduction of 7-cyano-7-deazaguanine (preQ0) to 7-aminomethyl-7-deazaguanine (preQ1) in queuosine biosynthesis), producing the protein MTTPHLTPDLSPLGKTVSYQDQYDASLLFPIARQSKRAEIGVDEQALPFAGVDIWTGFELSWLNARGKPQVGIATFRIPADSPNLIESKSFKLYLNSYNQTRIASLAELQAQLALDLSNAAGGTVTVSVQLPQDFAAERIAELDGDYIDEQDIAVDNYAPCPDILRADTGNIVSETLCSNLLKSNCLVTGQPDWGSVQIRYTGPQLDREALLRYLIGFRQHNEFHEQCVERIFTDILRACAPEQLTVYARYTRRGGLDINPWRSNAEQAPLENTRTARQ; encoded by the coding sequence ATGACCACTCCGCACCTGACTCCCGATCTCTCCCCGCTGGGCAAAACCGTCAGCTACCAGGACCAGTACGACGCCAGCCTGCTGTTTCCCATCGCCCGCCAGAGCAAGCGCGCTGAAATCGGCGTGGACGAACAGGCCCTGCCTTTTGCCGGTGTGGATATCTGGACCGGTTTCGAGCTGTCCTGGCTGAATGCACGCGGCAAACCCCAAGTGGGCATTGCCACCTTCCGCATTCCGGCTGACAGCCCCAACCTGATCGAATCCAAGTCGTTCAAGCTCTACCTGAACAGCTATAACCAGACCCGCATCGCCAGCCTGGCCGAGTTGCAGGCCCAACTGGCACTGGACCTGTCCAACGCTGCCGGTGGCACCGTCACGGTCAGTGTGCAGCTGCCACAGGACTTTGCCGCAGAACGTATTGCCGAGCTGGACGGCGACTACATCGACGAGCAGGACATCGCCGTGGACAACTACGCGCCCTGCCCGGACATCCTGCGTGCAGATACCGGCAATATCGTCAGCGAAACCCTGTGCAGCAATCTGCTGAAGTCCAACTGCCTGGTCACCGGCCAGCCGGACTGGGGCAGCGTGCAAATCCGCTACACCGGCCCGCAACTGGACCGTGAAGCGCTGCTGCGCTACCTGATCGGCTTCCGCCAGCACAACGAATTCCACGAGCAGTGCGTGGAGCGCATCTTCACCGACATCCTGCGGGCCTGCGCGCCGGAACAGCTGACGGTATACGCCCGCTATACCCGCCGTGGCGGCCTGGACATCAACCCCTGGCGCAGCAATGCCGAGCAGGCACCGCTGGAGAACACCCGCACCGCACGACAGTAA
- a CDS encoding RNA pyrophosphohydrolase — protein sequence MLDRDGYRPNVGIILINGKNEVFWGKRVREHSWQFPQGGIKPGESPEAAMYRELLEEVGLLPQHVKIVGRTRDWLRYEVPSNWVRREWRGSYKGQKQIWFLLRLTGRDCDVCLRASTHPEFDGWRWNDYWAPVDAVIEFKRDVYIRALTELSRFLKGLENYDSFLQRMRQPARTAPVAEGLPDQQQDH from the coding sequence ATGCTGGACCGGGACGGATATCGCCCCAATGTCGGAATCATCCTCATCAACGGCAAAAATGAGGTGTTCTGGGGCAAGCGGGTGCGCGAGCATTCCTGGCAATTTCCGCAAGGAGGCATCAAGCCGGGTGAGAGCCCGGAAGCGGCGATGTACCGCGAGCTTCTGGAGGAAGTCGGGCTGTTGCCGCAACATGTCAAGATCGTGGGGCGTACCCGTGACTGGCTGCGCTATGAGGTGCCCAGCAACTGGGTGCGCCGCGAATGGCGCGGCAGCTATAAGGGGCAGAAGCAGATCTGGTTTCTGCTGCGGCTGACCGGGCGCGACTGCGATGTCTGCCTGCGGGCCAGCACGCATCCGGAATTCGACGGCTGGCGCTGGAACGATTACTGGGCACCGGTGGATGCGGTAATCGAATTCAAGCGCGACGTGTATATCCGCGCGCTGACCGAGCTGTCGCGCTTTCTCAAGGGGCTGGAAAACTACGACAGCTTCCTGCAGCGCATGAGGCAGCCGGCCAGGACGGCTCCGGTAGCCGAAGGCTTGCCGGACCAGCAGCAGGATCACTGA